Within Actinosynnema pretiosum, the genomic segment CGCTGTGCGGAACAGGGGCGGGCACCCGCCGCGCGGGTGATCCTCGCCTCAACGGCGATCACCATGTGTGCTGCTCGTATGGTTGCGCCCGTGCCACGCATCGCCTACTTCGGCCCCAGGGGAACCTTCACCGAGCAGGCCGCGCGCGGCTTCGGCGCGGACCTGGACCCCCGCGAGACCATTCCAGCAGCCCTGGGAGCCGCCCGCACGGGTGATGCCGAACTCGCCTGCGTGCCGGTGGAGAACTCCGTCGAGGGCGCCGTCCCCGCCACCATGGACGCGCTCGCCGAGGGCACCCCCCTGGTCGTCGTCGCCGAGACCGTGCTCGCGGTCAGGTTCAGCCTGCTGGTCCGTCCGGGTGGTGGACCGGTCCGCACCGTCGCCAGCCACCCGCACGCGCTCGCCCAGGTGCGCTACTGGCTCGCCGCGAACCTGCCCGACGCCGTCGCGGTGGCCGCGACCTCCACGGCGGCGGCGGCCGTCGCGGTGCAGCGCGGCGAGCACGACGCGGCGGTGACCGCGCCCGTGGCGGCCGAGCACTACCCGCTGGAGGTCGCGGCCACCGACCTCGCGGACGTGCGCGACGCCAAGACCAGGTTCCTGCTGCTGCGCAAGCCCGGCCCGCTGCCCGAGCCCACCGGCTCCGACCGCACCTCGGTCGTGGTGACCGCGCCGGACCGGGTGGGCGTGCTGTCGGACGTGCTGCTCGAACTCGCGCTGCGCGGCGTCAACCTGACCCGGATCGAGTCCCGGCCCACCAAGGGCCCGCTCGGGGAGTACCGGTTCTACATCGACTTCGACGGCCACGTCGCCGAGCCGAGGGTGGGGGACGCGCTGGCCGCGCTGCGCAGGCACTGCCCGGAGACCCGGTTCCTCGGCTCCTACCCGAAGGCCGTGCGCGAGGACGTGGTGGCGCAGAACGCGGATTTCGTGGCCGCGGCCGAGTGGGTCGCGACGATCAGGGAGGGCAGGGGCGCGTGAGGTTGTTGCTGGTCAGGCACGGTGAGACGGCGTCGAACGTGGCGATGGCGCTGGACAGCCTGCCACCGGGCCCGCCGCTCACCGAGGCCGGTCGGGCCCAGGCGGAGGCGCTGGCGCGGGACCTGGCGGACGTGCCGGTCACCGCCGTGCACGCGAGCGTCGCGGTGCGCGCCCAGCAGACGGCGGCCCCGGTCGCGGCGGCGCACGGCCTGGAGGTCCAGGTCGTGGACGGCGTGCAGGAGATCTTCTGCGGCGAGCTGGAGGGCCGCAGCGACCGCGAGGCGTACGGGACCTTCATGAGCACCGTGCGCTCGTGGGCCGACGGCGACCTGGACGTGCCGCTGCCCGGCGGCGAGTCCGGAAGGCAGGTCCTCGACCGGTACCTGGCGGCGGTGGAGGAGGTCACCGCCGGGCGCGCGGAGGACGACGTGGTGGTGCTGGTCAGCCACGGCGCCTCGCTGCGCATGGCGGCGCTGGCACTGGCGACCAACGTGACCCCGGCCCTGGTCGCGGCGGGGCTGCTGCCCAACACCGGGCGGGTGGAGCTGGAGCGGGCCGGCGACGGGTGGGTCTGCACCTCGTGGACCGGCGTGGACGTGGCCGGCTGAACCGGCGGTCGGGCCCGCCCCTCGTCGGGCCCGACCGGGAGGTCACCGCAGCCTGCGGGTGGCCACCCACCAGCCGGCCGCCAGCAGAGCCGCCGCGAGGGCCAGGAAAATCCCCAGCTCCACGAACTGGAACGGCCAGAAGCGCGAGTCGGGGTGGTAGCCGACGAGGACCCTGCCGAACACCTCGCCGTCCACCAGGTCGTCGTAGCGCCGGTAGTCCACCGGCCAGATCTGTCCCGGCGCCTGCTCCTCCGGAACCACCAGCGGCGGGGCGTAGTACCGGCGCAGCCCCAGCAGCGACACCAGCGCCAGCGGCGCGTGCAGCAGCAGCGCGCCCACCGCCGCGAGCAGCGCGTTCCCCCGCAGCAGGCCCAGCAGGGCCGCCGTCGCGAACACCACCAGGGCGTAGCCGACCGGAACGACGCCCTGGGCCTGGAAGAGCGGGCTGATCAGCGGCGACGTGCCCGCCGACGGGGCCGCGCCCCCGACGACCCAGCGCGCGACCAGCCCCGTCACCAGCGCGCACAGCGCCAGCGGCACCCCGGTGACCAGCAGCTTCGTCGCCCACCACCGGTCGGGGGACACGGACTGGGTGAGGGTGAGCGCGTGCGTGCCCCGCTCGACGTCCGGCGCGAACACCGCCGCCCCGGCGAACGCCCCCAGCAGCAGCGGCCCGCCGAGCAGCGGCAGCGTCAGGAGGTCGTAGGAGGTGTGCCCGACCACCCCCGCCTCGCCCCACCGCGTCAGCCCCAGCGCCAGCGCCGCGAACGCGGTGAACCCCAGGGCGCCCAGCACGTGCGCCCGCTGCTGCCGCCACGCCAACCAGATCACGCCGCCACCGCCCGCGACGTGCGCAGGTAGCCCAGCGCGAGGTCCTCCAGCGACGGCCGCGCGCAGGTCCAGCCCGGCACGTCCCCCGTCCTGGCCAGCACCGTCCGCTGCCTGCCCACCGCGCTCGACTCCACCACCCCGTCCGGCGCCGGGAGGTCGGCTGGCCCGACCAGCACCCGGTGCGCGTCCAGCAGCTCGTCCACCGGCCCCTCCAGCGGCACCCGGCCGTCGGCGAGCAGGACCAGGTGGTCGCACGCGCTCTCCAGCTCGGACAGGACGTGCGAGGACATCAGCACCGACATCCCGGTGTCGGCGACCTCGCCCAGCAGCGCCCCCATGACCTCCCGGCGCGCCAGCGGGTCGAGTTCGGCGAGCGGCTCGTCCAGCAGCAGCAGTTCGGGCCGCCTGCCCAGGGCCAGCGCCAGCGCCACGCGGGTGCGCTGGCCGCCGGAGAGCCGGTCGACCCTCGCGTCCAGCGGCACGCCCGCGCTCTCGACCAGCCGCAGCGCGTGCTCCGCGTCCCAGCCGGGGTTCAGCTCGGCACCCGCGCGCAGCACCTCGGCGGTGGTGAACCCCCGGTACAGCGGCTTGGTCTGGCCGAGGTACCCGACCCTCGGGTGCGCCCCCGACCGGCCGGGCCGCTCGCCCAGCACCAGCAGCTCCCCGCTGTCCGGCCGCAGCAGGCCGACGGCCAGGCGCATGAGCGTGCTCTTGCCCGCCCCGTTCGGCCCGACCAGCGCCGCGAACCCACCGCGCGGCAACCGGAACGCGCAGTCGCGCAGTCCGCCGCCCCGCCGGTGGCGCAGCGTCAGCGCCGACGCCTCCAGCACGTGCTCCACTTCGCTCCCCCTAGTCACTCGTCACCCCGGTACACCTCGTCGAGCCGCGCCTGGACGAGCGCCTCGACGTGCTCCCGGTCCAACCCGGCCACGCGTGCGCGGGCGACCCAGTCGGCCAGCTCGGCGCGCAGCGCCCCGTCGTCCGGCCCGGCCAGCGAGGCGGAGACGAACGTCCCGAGCCCGCGCCGCGCCTCGACCAGCCCGTCGCGCTCCAGCTCGCGGTAGGCCTTCAGGACGGTGTTGGGGTTGATCGCGGTGGCCTCGACGACCTCCCGCGCGGTGGGCAGCCGGTCACCGGGCCGCAGCAGTCCCAGGCGCAGCGCGTGCCGGGCCTGGTTGACGATCTGCTGGTAGGTGGCCACCCCGGAACGGCGGTCGATCCGGAACTCGATCACCTCAACACCCTTTCACTACTTAATTAGTGAAAGCATGGTGCACCGAGGGGAGGGTGGTGGTCAAGGGGGTGGCCGGAGCGGGGCGCCGGCCGGTGGGGGAGTCGTGCAGCGCGGTGCCGGTGGCGCGCGGGTCACCGATCGTGGTCCGGCGGCTGTCCGGGCCGGTGCCGCGCTGACGCGGTCGATGAACGCGGTCAGCTCCTCCACCGCGCCGTTCCCGTCGCACCACCGCCCGTGGGTTTGCCGTCAGAACACCGCCGTCAGATCGCCGCCGCTCCTCGCGCCTCCAGCGCGGCCAGTGCCTCGGTCAGGGTGGCCACGGTCCGGCGGGCGGCCTCCTCGGTCAGCACCAGGTCCACGGTCCGGTCCACGGTCAGCTCGACCTCGCCCGCGGCCGTGGCGCACTCGATCGTCGCGCCGTCCTCGACCTTGATGTACGTGGACATGTGGGTTCCGCCTGTGAGGATCACGGGTTTCGGCCTTCCGCTCGGGGAGTTCGGGGCCGGTGGGACCGCGGGCGCGAGGTCCCGGAGGACTCGCTGCGCTTCGTCGGAGACGCGATCCCACCGACGCGAAGCACGTTATCGGCGCACGTGCACTTAGTCATGCTCCCGATCGAGTGATATCGGAATGATCGAATGCCCCATAGAGTTGCGCCCCATGGCGAACACGCAGACCAGGCGCCGCCGAAAGCTGGGCCTCTACCTGCAGGAACTGCGGAAGAAGGCGGGTCGCACGCCGGACGACGTCGCCGAGCTGCTCGGCATCTCGCGGCCCACCGTCAACCGGACCGAGAGCGGGCACACGAGGTGTCGCCGGGCCGAGTTGCAGGCCGTGCTCGGGTACTACGGGGCCTCCGAGGACGAGCGCGCCAAGGCCGTCCTGCTCTGGGAGGACGCCAAGGACGACGCGACCAAGATCCGCTTTCCGGCCCGCAGTTCGAGCGCCTTCCGCAACTTCCTCCAAGCGGAGGCCGAGGCCACGGCGGTCGACTCGCTGGAACCCCACCTCGTCTTCGGCCAGTTGCAGACCGCCGACTACGCCCGCGCCCTCCAGCACCCGGCCGCCTCCCCCTACCTGGAAGAAGCCGTCGAGGCCGAGGAGTACGTGAAAGCCCGCCTGGAGCGCCAGCGGCTCCTGAGCGGCGACAACCCGATCCGGGTCCGCGCCTTCATGGACGAATCGGTGCTCAGCCGCGAGATCGGCGGCGTCCCCGTCCTCCTCGGGCAGCTCCGGCACCTGCTCGAACTCGGCGAGCGCGACAACATCGCCATCCACGTCGTGCCGCTCAGCGCGGGCGCCTACGGGGCCATGTCCGGCGGCGTGACCGTCCTGGACTTCGGCGACCCGGAAGACCCGCCCGTCGTCTTCCTGGATCACGCGGGCGGTGGCGTGTGGGTGGAGGATGAAGAGGCAGTGGGGCGCTATGTCCACATGATGAATGAGCTGGAGTCGATCGCGTTGTCGGAGAGCGCGACGGCCGAGCTGATCCGAACCAAGATTGAGGTACTTGAGAGGCGATGAACACCTGGCGGAAGAGCAGCAGGTCGGGTGCCGGGGCGAGCAACTGCGTTGAGGTCGCGCACGACCGGGGCTCCGCCCTGTTCCGCGACAGCAAGGCCCCCGAGTCCGGCCGGTTGACGTTCACCACCGACGAGTTCCAGCGGTTCCGCACCGCCGCCGCCGAGGGGCGGTTCGACCGCTGAGCGTTCGGGGCCGGGTCCCGTGCCCGGCCCCGAACGTCGCGGGGCCGACCTCAGTCCCGCTCGATCGTGACCTTCTCGATCACCACGTCGTCCACCGGCCGGTCCTGCGGCCCGGTCTCGGTGAGCGAGATCCGGTCCACGACGCCGCGCGACGCGCTGTCCGCGACCTCGCCGAAGATCGTGTGCTTGAAGTTCAGCCACGACGTCGCGTTGACCGTCACGAAGAACTGCGACCCGTTCGTGCCCGGCCCGGCGTTGGCCATGGCCAGCAGGTAGGGCTTGTTGAACGACAGGTCCGGGTGGAACTCGTCCTCGAACGTGTAGCCGGGGCCACCCGTCCCGGTGCCCAGCGGGTCGCCGCCCTGGATCATGAAGCCGGAGATGACGCGGTGGAACACCGTGCCGTCGTACAGCGGCGCTGTTGTCCTCTCACCGGTCCTCGGGTCCGCGTACTCGCGCCTGCCCTCGGCCAGCTCCACGAAGTTCGCCACCGTCTGCGGGGCGTGCTGGGGGAACAGCTTGATCCGGATGTCCCCCGCCGAGGTGCGCAGAGTGGCGAACACGTCGCGGCCGGTGATCACGTTGTTGCTTTCCGTCATCGCGTCATCGTGTCACCACCGCCGGGGCACCCGACCGCACCACCCCCCTGATCTTCCACCCGAACGGGAATGGCGAAGGCGCTCCGCCCGGTCGGGACGTTCTGTGAGAGCGCTCCCGCGAACGCCCGAAGTGTTCCGCCGCCCAGGGGCTGGCGCTGTCCGGCGGACAACGGCCAGGTTCGGAAGCGACCTGAGCCGGTTCACCGACGAACCCCCTGGGGGCACCATGCCGCGTCCGCTCCTCGCCGCACTCCTGGCGCTCGGCACCGCCCTCGCGGGCACAGCCGCGCTGGACCCGCCGACAGCCGAAGCCGCGACCGGCGCCGTCGTCGACGGCAACACCCGCTTCCAGGTGCTCAGCCCCACCCTCATCCGCCTCGAGCACGCGGGCGACGGCGCGTTCACCGACGCGACCACGTTCAACGCCCTGAACCGGGACTTCCCGACCCCGCCGTACACGACGACCGTCTCCGGCGAGTACCGCGAGATCCGCACCTCGGCCCTGACCCTGCGCTACAAGCGCGGCAGCGGCCCGTTCACCTCCGCCAACACCACCGTCCAGACCTCGGTGGGCACGGGCGCGCCCGCCTTCCCGTCCCACTGCGCGTTCAACACGGCCTGCGAGGCGGAGAACGGGCTGTTCGGCGGCACCGCCTCGGCCGCCTACGACCACGTCGGCCACTCCGGCTCCGGGTTCCTCGCGGGCTTCACCGGCGCGGGCGCGAGCCTGACCCACCGGGTCTCCGGCGTCCCGGGCGCCGGGACCTACGAGCTGTCCGTCCGCTACGCCAACGCGGTCGGCGGCGACGGCCAGCAGGTCACCCGCACCCTCGCGACCTCGGTCGACGGCGTCCCCGGCCCGGCGCTGACGCTCCCGGTCACCGGCTCCTGGGACACCTGGTCCACCGCGTCGGTCCGGATCACCGTCGGCGCGGGCTCCCGCACCCTGCGCCTCGCGCAGGAGGGCGGCGCCACCGGCAACGTCAACCTGGACACCGTCGCCCTCACCCCGGTCGGCGCCGCGCACCCCGCCGCCGACACCACCCTGCTCACCACCGCCTACGGCGCGGGCCCGAAGAGCGCCCTGGGCGGCTGGGCCAGGTCGCTGGACAACCCGAGGGCCGTGCCCGTCCCGCTGAACCCCGGCGTCCTCAACCGGGGCGGCTGGTACCTGCTCGACGACACCCGCACCCCGCTGTCCACCGGGCCCCGCCCGAGCCACGGCGACCAGCCCTACCAGGACGGCTACCTGTTCGGGTACGGCAAGGACCACAAGCGCGCCCTCGGCGACCTCAACGCGCTGACCGGCGACTCCGCGCTGCTGCCGCGCTCCGCCTACGGCGTCTGGTACTCCCGGTACCACGCCTACTCGGACGCGGACTACCGCAACACCCTGCTGCCCGCGTTCCGCGCGAACTTCGCCCCGATCGACTGGCTCGTGGTCGACACCGACTGGAAGTCCCCGGCCAAGTGGGACGGCTGGAACTGGGACCGGAACCTCTTCCCCGACCCCGACGGCTTCCTCGAGTGGACCGAGCAGCAGGGGCTCGACGTCTCCCTCAACACGCACCCGGCGATCGAGAGCGACGACCCGGCCTTCGCCGAGGCGAACCGCGTCGCGGGCGGGCTCGAGCACGAGGGCGGCACCCGCTACACCTGGGACTGGTCCAACCCCGCCCACCTGCGCTCCTACTTCGGCCTGCACGAGCCGTTCGAGCGGCAGGGCGTGCGCGCCTGGTGGCTCGACTACTGCACCGGCTGCGGCGCGGCCAGGGCGTCCGACCAGGGCTACGCCGCCGACAACCTGATCAACCAGGAGTACGCGCGGGACGCCGAGGCGCGCGGCCTGCGCGGCTTCGCGTTCTCCCGGATCGGCGGCGCCGAGCAGGGCGGCATCCAGTCCAACTACGCGCTCGGCCCCTGGTCGGAGCGCCGCAACACGATGCACTTCACCGGCGACACCCCCGGAACCTGGGAGCTGCTCGCGTTCGCCGCGCGCTTCACCCCGGACGCCGCGGCGGCGGGCCTGTCCAACACCAGCCACGACATCGGCAGCTTCCACGGCAAGCACCTGGCCGACGACCTGTACGCGCGCTGGGTGCAGCTCGGCGCGTTCCAGCCGATCGACCGGCTGCACTCCGACCACGGCGACCGGCTCCCGTGGGACTACACCGGCGCCGCCGCCGAGGCGGGCCTGAAGTTCCTGCGGCTGCGCGAGGCGCTCGTCCCGCACACCTACTCGCTGGCCAGGCAGGCGGCGAGGACCGGGGTGCCGATCACCCGGCCGATGTACCTGAACTACCCGGACCACGAGGACGCCTACAACCACCCCGCCCAGTACCTGTTCGGCGACGACGTCCTCGTCGCCCCCATCACCACGCCCGACAACGCCGCCGGCACCGGCTCCGTCGACGCCTGGATCCCGCCGGGCACCTGGACCGACTACTTCACCGGCGCCCGGCACACCGGCCCCGCGAAGGTCACCCTGACCGCGCCGACCACCGAGATGCCCGTCCTCGTCCGGTCCGGCGGCATCCTCACCACCCGCACCGACTACGTCCACAACCAGGGCGAGTCCCCGCTGACCCGGCTCACCCTGACCATCGGCTCCGGCGGCGACGGCTCCACCTCGCTGTACGAGGACGAGGGCGAGGGCCTGGGCCACCGCTCCGGCGCGTCCGCCACCACCGCCCTGACCTGGCGCGACGCCACCCGCACGCTGACCGTGGGCGCGCGCTCGGGCAACTACCCCGGCGCGGTGGGCAGCCGGTCGTACACGCTCCGGCTGGCGGGCGCGACCGCCCCCACGTCCGTCGCGGTCGACGGCGTCCGCCTGCCCGAGACGGCCTGGTCGTTCAACGCCAACACCCGCACCACCACCGTCACCACCCCGGCGCTGACCACCACCTCGGCGCACACCGTGGCGCTGTCCGGCTCGGCCGCGGGCAACCCGACCGCGGGCCGGGTGACCGGACCGGACGGCCGCTGCCTGTCCGCCCAGCCCGCCGGGCTCGCCGCCTGCGACGGGTCCGCCGCGCAGCAGGTCAGCGCGCCGACCGGCGGGACCGTCCGCGCGCTCGGCCGGTGCCTCGGCACGACCGGGACGTTCGTGACCTGCGACGGCTCCACCGGGCAGACCTGGGTGCTGCGCACCACCGGCGAGCTGGCCAACCGCGCCACCGGCGCCTGCCTGGACGCCACCGGAAACCGGCTCTCCGCGTGCTCCGGCGTGGCCTGGCGCTTCCCGCCCGGCGCGCTCACCGGGCCGGGCGCCCGGTGCGCGGACGTCGCGAACGCCGACCCGGCCTCCGGCGCCGCCGTGCAGCTGTGGGAGTGCAACGGCAGCGACGCGCAGCGCTGGCACGCCCCCGCCGACCGGACCGTGCGGGCGCTCGGCAAGTGCCTGGACGTGCGGCACGGGGCCACCGCCGACGGCACGCAGGTGCAGCTGTGGGACTGCAACGGGACCGGGTCGCAGCTCTGGGAGACCCAGGCGGACGGCGCCCTGCGCAACCCGGCGTCGGGCCGCTGCCTGGACGGCTCCGACCAGGCCCAACTGCGGATCAGGACCTGCGCGGGGACGGCCGCGCAGCAGTTCCGGCTGGACGCCTGAGGGGTCCTGGACGGGGGGTGACGGGTTCGGCCCCCACACCCGCCCGAGCACCCCGCCGGGGGAGTGACAGCCCCGCGAGGCCCCGACGCCTGTGCCGGTCGGCGCGCACCTGGCGCGCCGACCGGCACAGCGGATGGGCGCCCCGGTGGGTGTCGCTGCGCGTGGCGGCCGAGGGTCCCGGCGGGACCTTCGCGCAGACCACCACCCTGGCCCACCGCATCGGGTGAGAGGTCAGGGGGACGTCGCCCGGCGGCGTCCCCCACCCGGCCCGGCCCACCGGCCAGGCCCGCTCCGCTAGCCCCAGCCCAGCTCGTGCAGCGTCGCGTCGTCGATGCCGAAGTGGTGCGCGATCTCGTGCACCACGGTGACGGCGACCTCCTCCACCACGTGGTCCT encodes:
- a CDS encoding histidine phosphatase family protein, with the protein product MRLLLVRHGETASNVAMALDSLPPGPPLTEAGRAQAEALARDLADVPVTAVHASVAVRAQQTAAPVAAAHGLEVQVVDGVQEIFCGELEGRSDREAYGTFMSTVRSWADGDLDVPLPGGESGRQVLDRYLAAVEEVTAGRAEDDVVVLVSHGASLRMAALALATNVTPALVAAGLLPNTGRVELERAGDGWVCTSWTGVDVAG
- a CDS encoding peptidylprolyl isomerase; protein product: MTESNNVITGRDVFATLRTSAGDIRIKLFPQHAPQTVANFVELAEGRREYADPRTGERTTAPLYDGTVFHRVISGFMIQGGDPLGTGTGGPGYTFEDEFHPDLSFNKPYLLAMANAGPGTNGSQFFVTVNATSWLNFKHTIFGEVADSASRGVVDRISLTETGPQDRPVDDVVIEKVTIERD
- a CDS encoding GntR family transcriptional regulator — protein: MIEFRIDRRSGVATYQQIVNQARHALRLGLLRPGDRLPTAREVVEATAINPNTVLKAYRELERDGLVEARRGLGTFVSASLAGPDDGALRAELADWVARARVAGLDREHVEALVQARLDEVYRGDE
- a CDS encoding TIM-barrel domain-containing protein; this encodes MPRPLLAALLALGTALAGTAALDPPTAEAATGAVVDGNTRFQVLSPTLIRLEHAGDGAFTDATTFNALNRDFPTPPYTTTVSGEYREIRTSALTLRYKRGSGPFTSANTTVQTSVGTGAPAFPSHCAFNTACEAENGLFGGTASAAYDHVGHSGSGFLAGFTGAGASLTHRVSGVPGAGTYELSVRYANAVGGDGQQVTRTLATSVDGVPGPALTLPVTGSWDTWSTASVRITVGAGSRTLRLAQEGGATGNVNLDTVALTPVGAAHPAADTTLLTTAYGAGPKSALGGWARSLDNPRAVPVPLNPGVLNRGGWYLLDDTRTPLSTGPRPSHGDQPYQDGYLFGYGKDHKRALGDLNALTGDSALLPRSAYGVWYSRYHAYSDADYRNTLLPAFRANFAPIDWLVVDTDWKSPAKWDGWNWDRNLFPDPDGFLEWTEQQGLDVSLNTHPAIESDDPAFAEANRVAGGLEHEGGTRYTWDWSNPAHLRSYFGLHEPFERQGVRAWWLDYCTGCGAARASDQGYAADNLINQEYARDAEARGLRGFAFSRIGGAEQGGIQSNYALGPWSERRNTMHFTGDTPGTWELLAFAARFTPDAAAAGLSNTSHDIGSFHGKHLADDLYARWVQLGAFQPIDRLHSDHGDRLPWDYTGAAAEAGLKFLRLREALVPHTYSLARQAARTGVPITRPMYLNYPDHEDAYNHPAQYLFGDDVLVAPITTPDNAAGTGSVDAWIPPGTWTDYFTGARHTGPAKVTLTAPTTEMPVLVRSGGILTTRTDYVHNQGESPLTRLTLTIGSGGDGSTSLYEDEGEGLGHRSGASATTALTWRDATRTLTVGARSGNYPGAVGSRSYTLRLAGATAPTSVAVDGVRLPETAWSFNANTRTTTVTTPALTTTSAHTVALSGSAAGNPTAGRVTGPDGRCLSAQPAGLAACDGSAAQQVSAPTGGTVRALGRCLGTTGTFVTCDGSTGQTWVLRTTGELANRATGACLDATGNRLSACSGVAWRFPPGALTGPGARCADVANADPASGAAVQLWECNGSDAQRWHAPADRTVRALGKCLDVRHGATADGTQVQLWDCNGTGSQLWETQADGALRNPASGRCLDGSDQAQLRIRTCAGTAAQQFRLDA
- the pheA gene encoding prephenate dehydratase — translated: MPRIAYFGPRGTFTEQAARGFGADLDPRETIPAALGAARTGDAELACVPVENSVEGAVPATMDALAEGTPLVVVAETVLAVRFSLLVRPGGGPVRTVASHPHALAQVRYWLAANLPDAVAVAATSTAAAAVAVQRGEHDAAVTAPVAAEHYPLEVAATDLADVRDAKTRFLLLRKPGPLPEPTGSDRTSVVVTAPDRVGVLSDVLLELALRGVNLTRIESRPTKGPLGEYRFYIDFDGHVAEPRVGDALAALRRHCPETRFLGSYPKAVREDVVAQNADFVAAAEWVATIREGRGA
- a CDS encoding ATP-binding cassette domain-containing protein, which translates into the protein MTRGSEVEHVLEASALTLRHRRGGGLRDCAFRLPRGGFAALVGPNGAGKSTLMRLAVGLLRPDSGELLVLGERPGRSGAHPRVGYLGQTKPLYRGFTTAEVLRAGAELNPGWDAEHALRLVESAGVPLDARVDRLSGGQRTRVALALALGRRPELLLLDEPLAELDPLARREVMGALLGEVADTGMSVLMSSHVLSELESACDHLVLLADGRVPLEGPVDELLDAHRVLVGPADLPAPDGVVESSAVGRQRTVLARTGDVPGWTCARPSLEDLALGYLRTSRAVAA
- a CDS encoding DUF397 domain-containing protein → MNTWRKSSRSGAGASNCVEVAHDRGSALFRDSKAPESGRLTFTTDEFQRFRTAAAEGRFDR
- a CDS encoding helix-turn-helix domain-containing protein, with the translated sequence MANTQTRRRRKLGLYLQELRKKAGRTPDDVAELLGISRPTVNRTESGHTRCRRAELQAVLGYYGASEDERAKAVLLWEDAKDDATKIRFPARSSSAFRNFLQAEAEATAVDSLEPHLVFGQLQTADYARALQHPAASPYLEEAVEAEEYVKARLERQRLLSGDNPIRVRAFMDESVLSREIGGVPVLLGQLRHLLELGERDNIAIHVVPLSAGAYGAMSGGVTVLDFGDPEDPPVVFLDHAGGGVWVEDEEAVGRYVHMMNELESIALSESATAELIRTKIEVLERR